The Pseudodesulfovibrio sp. zrk46 genome contains a region encoding:
- a CDS encoding cytoplasmic protein — MYCLYAFNGELMCFVHVLLNALDMNEKGKSPLIVIEGAAVKLVGELEKESCPFHALYMKTKEAGLIDGVCKACSAKMKVMEEVQASGLPLLDDMSGHPSMAAYADKGYTIITF, encoded by the coding sequence GTGTATTGTCTTTACGCCTTCAATGGCGAACTCATGTGCTTCGTCCATGTTCTGCTCAACGCCCTGGACATGAATGAAAAAGGAAAATCCCCGCTCATCGTCATCGAAGGCGCAGCCGTCAAACTGGTTGGGGAACTTGAAAAGGAAAGCTGCCCCTTCCATGCTCTCTATATGAAGACCAAGGAAGCCGGTCTCATTGACGGCGTGTGCAAGGCATGCTCCGCTAAAATGAAAGTCATGGAAGAGGTGCAGGCATCAGGCCTCCCCCTGCTGGACGACATGTCCGGCCATCCGTCCATGGCCGCATATGCAGACAAGGGGTATACGATCATCACCTTCTAG
- a CDS encoding sodium-dependent transporter, with protein MAQREQWGSRVGFVLAAVGSAIGLGNIWRFPYMAYENGGGAFLIPYIFALLTAGIPFMIMEFGLGHKFRGSAPKVFRSLGSKWEFLGWMQVLVAFVISVYYVAVIGWTINYTGFALNQAWGADPKGFFFGEYLGLTGSPMELGGIRWSILGACTLAWGVTWLAITSGVRKGIERACKVLIPLLFVLVLVLIFRVVSLPGAMTGLDFLFKPDFSKLADFSVWADAYGQIFFSLSIGFAIMLAYSSYLPKEADINNNAAMTVFINCGFSMLAGVMIFAVLGHMAHETNQAVSDVAGAGVGLAFITIPTAINTMPAPVFFGTLFFLCLTMAGVSSHISIVEAVSSSFIDKFGIDRKKTASIVCGLGFALTVIFTTGGGLLILDIVDHFINNLCILSLALAEIILMSYVVGLEDIRSHANATSDFTVGNLWNICLKVVTVGVLGYTFIMNVITDSGTPYGGYANADLIALGWSLLPVAFILSLVLKQKQAAPGFSNNR; from the coding sequence ATGGCTCAACGTGAACAGTGGGGCTCCCGCGTCGGCTTCGTGCTGGCAGCGGTAGGTTCCGCAATTGGTTTGGGAAATATTTGGCGTTTCCCATACATGGCTTACGAGAACGGCGGCGGCGCCTTCCTCATCCCGTACATCTTCGCTCTGCTCACCGCAGGTATTCCTTTCATGATCATGGAATTCGGCCTCGGCCACAAATTCCGTGGTTCCGCACCCAAAGTTTTCCGTTCTCTCGGCTCCAAATGGGAATTTCTCGGCTGGATGCAGGTGCTGGTCGCCTTTGTCATCTCCGTTTATTACGTGGCAGTCATCGGCTGGACCATCAACTATACCGGCTTTGCGCTGAATCAGGCCTGGGGAGCTGACCCCAAAGGCTTCTTCTTCGGCGAATACCTCGGCCTGACGGGCTCCCCCATGGAACTGGGCGGCATCCGCTGGTCCATCCTCGGCGCCTGCACCCTGGCCTGGGGCGTAACCTGGCTTGCCATCACCTCCGGTGTTCGCAAAGGTATCGAGCGCGCATGTAAAGTGCTCATCCCTCTGCTGTTCGTCCTGGTGCTGGTCCTGATCTTCCGCGTGGTCAGCCTGCCCGGCGCCATGACCGGTCTGGACTTCCTGTTCAAGCCTGACTTCTCCAAGCTGGCCGACTTCTCCGTCTGGGCTGATGCTTACGGACAGATCTTCTTCTCCCTGTCCATCGGTTTCGCCATCATGCTGGCCTACTCCAGCTACCTGCCCAAAGAAGCAGATATCAACAATAACGCCGCCATGACCGTGTTCATCAACTGCGGCTTCTCCATGCTTGCCGGTGTCATGATCTTCGCCGTTCTCGGCCACATGGCTCACGAGACCAACCAGGCCGTGTCCGACGTTGCTGGTGCTGGTGTCGGCCTTGCCTTCATCACCATCCCGACGGCAATCAACACCATGCCCGCTCCGGTCTTCTTCGGCACCCTGTTCTTCCTGTGCCTGACCATGGCTGGCGTCAGCTCCCACATCTCCATCGTGGAAGCTGTCTCTTCTTCCTTCATTGATAAGTTCGGCATAGACCGCAAGAAGACCGCAAGCATCGTTTGCGGCCTCGGCTTCGCCCTGACCGTGATCTTCACCACTGGCGGCGGCCTGTTGATCCTCGACATCGTCGACCACTTCATCAACAACCTCTGCATCCTCAGCCTGGCGCTGGCAGAGATCATCCTGATGAGCTACGTCGTCGGCCTCGAAGATATTCGCAGCCACGCCAACGCCACCTCCGACTTCACTGTCGGCAACCTCTGGAACATCTGCCTCAAGGTCGTCACCGTGGGCGTGCTCGGCTACACCTTCATCATGAACGTGATCACCGACTCCGGCACCCCGTACGGCGGCTACGCCAACGCAGACCTGATCGCCCTCGGCTGGTCCCTCCTGCCCGTGGCCTTCATCCTGTCTCTGGTCCTGAAGCAGAAGCAAGCCGCTCCCGGCTTTAGCAACAACCGCTAG
- a CDS encoding MetS family NSS transporter small subunit, with product MSTAAIIMMVIGLGVTWGGATFCMRLAMKKQD from the coding sequence ATGTCTACAGCAGCTATCATCATGATGGTTATTGGCCTGGGCGTCACCTGGGGTGGTGCTACTTTCTGCATGCGTCTCGCCATGAAGAAACAGGACTAA